A stretch of DNA from Telopea speciosissima isolate NSW1024214 ecotype Mountain lineage chromosome 5, Tspe_v1, whole genome shotgun sequence:
ACCAGTCAAGtcaaaaaatctgatttttcaattatgataaaaagagagaaaaacacaatttttttgtgggctgatgttctctgtgtctGTGCCGAGCCCAAGCTGCGCCAGACCCAAGTGGTGGGtagaacatttggcctttttttatgttttcttccatggttttagtgcactaTATCAGAACGGTAACTTGCAAAaccaatacgataccaatatgGTATTAGCCTTGATCGATTGTACCAGACAAATTTACCCCtgattttcctttaaaaatgagttttttttaacACTTTTACCCCTTTTGCAATTGTCCGTACTGATGTATTgtgctatcgatacggtattGGCACAGTATCGATatcttttttttgataaaagtaCGGAATCGATATCAATGACTAACAAAACTGATACATGTTGCCCGAGACGaaaccgatacctcaaaccatgttttcttctctctctatttcatatttaattttcttctctttttctctccatttcaattttcaaccaaACAAAGCAACTGTGTGTCAGTGCTGAGGTTGAGGGAACGACCGTAGACTAAATCACAGATTTATGTGATTTTGCAGCAAGATTTACAAAGGCTTCCAGATTAAAAACTCCTATAAATCACAGATTTATGGAAACCTTTGCTGCTGCTTCTGATTTCCTTGACGACTCCGTTTGTGATCTCTCAGTAAGAACTAAGAACAGCATAACCCATACCTCCATTTCTGATTTCTCTCAGTATAGAACAGCACAACCCATTCCCCTTGCCATTCTGAAATACGAATTTGGTGGGATTAAGAAACACGAGATGCTAACAAAACAGGGAGCGAGAGGGACCAGGACCTCCTGCAATTCGGAAAACCCCAATAACCTATTAGTTTGAGGAGCAGTGGCCATTAGCAGACACTGTTAAAGTATTCAATTCCACAAAAATGGCTGGCAAGTCATGGCAGATCCCGAACCTCCCCTATCTCGCACTCAAAATTTCAAATCCTAATTGTCCAAGCATGAATTTCAGAAAACTTaaacccaaagaaaaaagaaggataaaagaaagaTTCATAAAATCGATTATATGCTCCAAAGAAAGAAACTTGATTCATTTATACAACATCCATATTTCCATAGATCCTTGGAAGTAACAAAGAGGAAATACATAGCGAACTACGAACATATCATACCATATCATATTAAGAGTTTACAGATCTGTTCAGAAGAAACCCTTATCTTGAagtaaaattaaattcaattctgataaaaggggaaaataaaagGAGGATACCTGGAGCTAATCGGGGaatttctccccccccccccccccctttttaaaGTCGATTAGAAATGAACATGATAGTAATTAAGTCCATGGGTCTCCTTTGCGTTTATTCATCTTCTCGAAATAGcgaatggagaggagagagagggagagttgaACCTCGTCTTTCCCCCAAGGGATTGGTGACTTTGATGGAAGAACCGGCGAAGGAAACGCAGGGAGGAAAGACAACgatgacgaagaagaagaagaagaagaagaagatgaagaagtgaACAAAGGCGAGGGCGAATGTAACGAAGGGGGTTTAAGAAGGGGCATGAGGCATTGGGAATGGAGTCCACGGAAACCACCGAGAGCTAGAACGACAGAGCGGAATCGTTCAGGGCCGCAACCAGTGTTGGCCCAGTGACGAGTGCAGATCATCTCCCATAACCTCTCGTCCCGCGCAGTCTTGTTCCATTGTTTGTTAACGCAGGCCGCAGAGGCTAGTGAGCGTGCGTCGACGTGCTTGAGAACTTCGAAAAGAAGATCCCCATTCAGATGAACGAAGCCC
This window harbors:
- the LOC122661780 gene encoding F-box protein GID2-like, whose translation is MKRELGTEEDPTMDKEKLKKMKGDLEEEEEERQETGFVHLNGDLLFEVLKHVDARSLASAACVNKQWNKTARDERLWEMICTRHWANTGCGPERFRSVVLALGGFRGLHSQCLMPLLKPPSLHSPSPLFTSSSSSSSSSSSSSLSFLPAFPSPVLPSKSPIPWGKDEVQLSLSLLSIRYFEKMNKRKGDPWT